In Solanum lycopersicum chromosome 3, SLM_r2.1, the genomic stretch TACTGACGGACATATatgtgtcataatcttattcaTTGATCCGACATCTATCGACGGATAAGATTGCGTCATgtgtccctatttagtcttccTTAGAGTGAAGGACATATATGCTCCAGTTTATGAACGGCAGGAATatcaatgtcccaaaagtatgacgaaaggtatttgcataccatttatgatagtttggggtatttttgtccttttttccaaaaaaattaaaaaaatttacaaatttattaATAAGATCGAAGTTGTTCAACGATAATATTATTGCTGATTAGCGATTTTAATATagttatgtatatttaaaagtttGTAATCATAAGcatttatttatgaaaagaaCATAGAGTCATGCGTTTTATCAATGCAAATGGTTATTTGCTAAATTgtacaaataataatttgaaaatttttgctAATTTTCACAACTTATGGGATTTCATTAAATACTATATAAGAAATCAAACTCgcatgttaattttttaaaaaaaaattcaattcaatcTGACAAATCATATGTTCAGACGGGGTAGGATAAGAAATAAAGATGGATTATTTGATTTGCTCCTGCTTGATTTTGAAGTTTcaaacttaaaaattaagttatgaaGTTGTGATATTTGAAACATGAAGTTATGTTTGGGCATACattttatttaaacaaaatttaatgCTTTTGtgagtgaaaataaaatttcttctaaaatattttgaacatcaatcttcaaaatcaaatcaaaattcatagtaaaacaaatatttgaagataatttttcaaagtttgaTCCAAACTATTATGGTTTAAGTGCTAGcaaagaataaaagaaatttgaaaattgtaaactgtattagttttaaaaatgtGATTTATAAATTACGTCTTTTGAAATACTATTTGCAATTAAAGCTAATGTCATCTTTCAAACGATTTATTACCCAAGTAAGCAACTAGTTGGAAGTTGCACTTCCAACAACTTTATTTATGTTCCAAATTTCATTTCGttcctgttttttttttaaaaaaaaaaattcaatcgtTACTTTGATACTACTGCTAATTTAATCTCCTCAAGGGTAGTTAACTAAGTACTGATATGGAGAACTTATCGATGACAAAAAAGACGAGATGTATGTTGAAGATACCTAATGTCTCCGGTCAAACtgaataaaaatactttttagacATTTCAAAATGATATTCGAAAGTGTCACTAGTTGGATCAATCACTTTACCTCCAAACACTTGATCAAATGCAAACatcattttgaaaagaaaaaaaaatgaaacttgatTCATGAAGATGGAAATCAATTGAATAGCTCAAATCCAACAAGCTTTGGCAAATTAAATTGCTCTAAGGAAATATTCACCATAACTTATCATTATAACAATGTGTGCATATTTGGACAGAGGCCAAAGTACAAAGTCCAAGCCAAATCAATGTACTAATTTCAACCTGAACTGAAAACTCAGAAACACCATTCAGCATATAAACAGTTTTCATTTCTTGTGTTCAACATATTACACGAGAAAATCACACGAAAGACGAGAATAACATCCATTCCTGCACAACCCAATGAAATGATACTtccaattcaaaaaaaaaaaaaaaagtacctgTTGTTCCAAGTAATGATTATCAGTATTTCTTctccaaaaaatacattaagtCCTACACAAATTCAATATGAACAAGCCACAATCAATTACCCACATTCTCTTAAGCTTGTACCTCTACCTTTTCAATTTCTGGTTTTGGTTCTTTTTCCTCTGAAGCAGTAGAGTCTGCATTGCCTTCTGTTCCTGACAAAACATCATCATCCACTACTGGAGGAATCTTGAACATATCATCATTTTCCAAAGCTGTGAATTTCTCTTTTGCTTCTCCTTTCAGTAGCTCGATAACGTCAAGCATTGTTGGTCTCTTCTCAGGTCGATTTTGAGCACAAACGAGAGCAACAAGAACCACTCTTTTGAATTCTTCCTCCACGTAGTTCCCACTCAACCTTGGGTCTGCAAGTTCACTCAACTTCCCTTCACACACAAGTGGTAGTGCCCAATCAGTGATTGTGCGTTTCACAGTTAGATTGACCTTCTCAATTGGTTTCTTGCCACTAGCAAGCTCTAGCAAAAGAATACCAAAGCTGTAAACATCACAGCTCTCCGATGCCTTCCCTAACATTGCATATTCTGGTGCAAGATAGCCTAGAGTGCCTTTTACTCTAGTGGTTACATGTGTTGCACCATCTGGGATGAACTTTGCAAATCCAAAATCAGCAACTTGGGCTTGGAAATCAGAATCGAGCAGCACGTTGCTTGCTTTGATGTCTCTGTGGATGATATGCGGGGTTGCATGGTGGTGCAGATAGCTGTCATACACATTAGAGGTAAGCAAATGAAGAGGAAACATAAGACCCTGTAACACCCTGGAGGCTCTAGAAGGATAGTGGGGTCAGGGGTGGGGGGAAGGGAGTCAGAAAGAGGGATCGAGGATGTTGAATACTTACGCAATTCCCTCAGCTGATCCAATTGCAACATTCATTCGGCGTTTCCAATCAAGAAGGCTTTCAGCAGAATGCTGGCCGTGAAGATGAGAAAGCAAGCTTAAATTAGGCATGTAGTCATATACGATCAGACGTTCCTGGCCTTCTGCACAGTAACCGCGTAAACTTAGAAGATTTTTGTGTCGTACTCTAGCCAGAATTTCAACTTCAACAGCAAATTCCATCTCAGCTTTGTTGCTCCACACCTTTAGCCTTTTGACTGCTATCTGAAAATTATGTATTCATTAAGAAAAGCACAACCCTATAATCAGTAGGTGAAGTTCTACAACTCACTGTAACACATTGTATGGAAGGACTCCAACTTCATTGGCATGTGATGTCTTTTCACTTTAAAGATATTTTGCCAGTCTTTCTTACTatcttttagtttttattataGTTCCTCAGTAAAATATGTTAGTTCGAAAACTGAAATCTTTTGAAGAAAAGCAAGCAAAAGCACATAAATGAACATACAACTTGCACATATTCCTATTCACGGCCACTGTCAGCTTTCTTCTAAACATGCCTACATCATTGTCCACTAACTTTTTCCAACAGAAGCATTTCATATCATGGTTTCAGCAAAtgtatcttctttatttttttcactttatctTTTTCCCCCTTTGTTCTTGGGAGGAGGGTGGCGGGGGGGATTTGGCTCCTTCCTTTCAACAAAACCCAGGCATGTCCATTTACCCTAGGGTAATATTAgcatatatacatttttttatctCTAAAACACAGATGTCATGGATTCAacagataattaaaaaaattcttcaagcTTTAGAATGATATGCTCCATTTATAAAACATTTGTTACAGCAAAAAAATGGAAATTAGACTCAGTTTTGATATTAGTACATGCTGGAAGATAGATATAGCTTTAGAGAGTCTTAATAAAACAGTACCAACAAGAAACCAGAAAATCAGATTAGAGAAGTAGTGAGATAGGAAAGAGGTGAAACAGTGATGGACTTTTGCAGAGAAATCTGAAGAATCAATAGCCCTAAATGAGGAATATATGGCAAAGAAATATAAACTGATATTCCATTCAGAATTGCAAGTTAAAATCAAACTACAGTATGAAAGAATCATAACAGATCCCAAACctatttaaaaactaaaaagagtTACTTAACCAAACAAAGTGGTCAAGAATAAGGCTCGGGGAAGGGAGAATCAGGCAGTGAAGACAATCTATAAAGCTTAGTTTTAAGAATGATTAGTGCCAGACAatggatttaaattttaatttatgaactaatacaacaacatacccagtgtagtACCAAAAAGTGGGGTcggggagggtagagtgtacgaTGTGCTTACCCCTATCTCAGAGGTAGAGAGCcagagaggttgtttctgacATAAAGTAATGTAAGCAAGAGAAAATTAGAACTTCCTAACACTGTCTCGCCTCCCCCACAAACCCCCACCCAAATGAAGGTATTGTCAAGGAAAGCACCTTAACTAATCCTCGGACACCTACACCTACTGCCTCCGACCAAGCTCAGGTATGTGGTAACTCCACCCACCCGGATTAGGCAAATGACAAGAATTCAACTAATCTTGCCATTATTAGGATGCGAACAATGGTATTACACATTTCACATAAACAAACCTTACACGTTAAGCTGAATTGGACTTCTTCTAGTCCAATTTGGACCAAACTATCAATCAACTAATCACCGCTCAATTGGATCACAGAAAAAAAATCTACATTTCAAAGACACAGTTAGATGTGTTTTATTATCTCTATAAGCAATCTTGATGCTACTTTTCCCTACATTATGAGAAGAGGCCAGTGAATCAAACAAAGAAGAGATCCATTTCCCTTTTGGTTTGAAGTAAGTACAAAAGGTAAAAAGAAGAAATCCTTCATATAAGTTTTCACAATGCAATGAAAAATCAGCATAATAGCTTACATGCAGCCTCCAACAAAAATGTGGTTTGAATCCCTATGGAGGCCATGCTCATGTATTCTTAAGCACCATTTATTGAAAATACAAGATTCTGAGTTGGTTAGAAGTGGAAATATGCTCTTATGCACACAATTCTTTTAGCTTAAGTTCTACGTTAAGTAAAAAATGTAAATTCCAGTCTAATCTCTTCTTCCTGTTCATTTGGGAGGGGCTCAAAACGCTGTAAGTAACTTTGAAGATGCCTGTCCATTAAGGCTGAGACTGTGCCCCATTTCAGAAAAGCTTGTTGTTGGATTGGAACTAACTATACAAAATATTATAGAGCTTT encodes the following:
- the LOC101249718 gene encoding PTI1-like tyrosine-protein kinase At3g15890, with amino-acid sequence MDFSSIFCCVKGSDRKGQAKKQPTWRVFSLKELHSATNNFNYDNKLGEGGFGSVYWGQLWDGSQIAVKRLKVWSNKAEMEFAVEVEILARVRHKNLLSLRGYCAEGQERLIVYDYMPNLSLLSHLHGQHSAESLLDWKRRMNVAIGSAEGIAYLHHHATPHIIHRDIKASNVLLDSDFQAQVADFGFAKFIPDGATHVTTRVKGTLGYLAPEYAMLGKASESCDVYSFGILLLELASGKKPIEKVNLTVKRTITDWALPLVCEGKLSELADPRLSGNYVEEEFKRVVLVALVCAQNRPEKRPTMLDVIELLKGEAKEKFTALENDDMFKIPPVVDDDVLSGTEGNADSTASEEKEPKPEIEKVEVQA